The uncultured Methanoregula sp. genomic sequence ATCCAACCCCCATTAAATAAAGACGGAAAGCCTCGATGGTGGCATGTTCCATTTTGGGCTTGGAAAGAAGAAAATGGGAATCATTACTTTTGGAAATTGCGCCCCGAGTTAGTGAAGGCAATTGAAAGCCATCCAGATATTTTTCGATCAAGTGAAAAATCACTAAAGTCCGAAAGGAAAATGAATGTATGGATATTTCAATCGAATCCAAAATATTATGATCTCATTAGAGATTTAGATGATTTATCGAAAATGAATTCGATTTGGCCCATACGACAACATAAAAAAAAGATTAAAAATGGTGATTTGGCTCTATTATGGGTGGCGGGGCAGAATCGAGGAATTTATGCAACGGCTGAGATTATCTCCGACCCTCAAATGCAAGAGGTAGATCCCAATGAACCTTGGTTAAATCGAAAAAATATCGATAACGCAGATAATAAGGTGTTATTAGTTGATTTAGGCTATATGACCGTGTTGGAGCCCCCATTGTTTGAATCGGAGCTTAAAACAATACGTGAGTTATCTGACCTTTCAATAATACGACAGCATAATGGAACCAATTTTCCCGTAACCGAATCTGAATGGAAGTTACTATCAAAAGAGATTGAGAAAAGGAAATTATCGGCATATCCTCAAATCAATGAAGATGTTGACTTGGATTTGGAAACTTTCGAAGAAGAGCAACGGGCAAAAGAAGGAGGGTCAGCGTATTATTACGGGAAACATTATGAACGCGATCCAAACAATCGGAAGGCGGCCATCAAATATCATGGCACGCAATGTTCAGTATGTGGATTTGATTTCTCTCGGATGTATAAACAAAGAGGTCAAGGCTTTATTGAGATTCATCATGTCAAACCGATCAGTACCTATGAAAAGGAAATGGAAGTAGATCCAAAAAATGATCTTGTACCTGTTTGTGCAAATTGTCATCGCATGATTCATAGGTTTCGAAATAATGTGTTGAGTGTAGAAGAATTGAGAAAAATTATTAATTAAGCATATTACTTTTTTCACAGTATACCGTGTAAAATAAAAGAATGGTTGACAGCGCTTTCGCTACTGCTCAATGTTTTTCCGAAAAGAGAATCTCACCCTCAGAAGAAGATGCTGCTATGGGGATTCGAACCCCAGTCGCGAGCGTGAGAGGCTCGCATGATTGGCCGGACTACACTATAGCAGCAGTTGCCCAGTAAATTGGGTGATATTTTTACTTAAAGATGTCTGTAGAGAAAAACCTCATCTCCCGGACGGGAGTATGCCGCTCTGACCCTGCGAAGAGACAAGCCGGAATGCCCCGTTCGGGACATGAATCTCGAACCGTGCTCCTTTGCCCGGTTCTCCCGTCTCTTTGATCGTGAGGCCGGTGATTGAGAGGATCTCCCGTACAAGAAACAGGCCGAATCCGCTGTGTTTGCCAAACCCGCGTTCAAAGATACGCTCCTTCTCGTTTTGCGGGATACCCACACCGTCGTCCTCGCAGACAAGAGTGAGGTGATCGGGTTGCAGATCCTGGTAAAACCGGATTTGAGTGTTCTTCTCCCCATGGTAGAGCGAATTTTGTGCAAGATTGTAAAAGACTTTCACCAGGAGCGGATCGGCATAAACCTCGTAGGCATCCAGATCGATCTCAACCGTTACCGGGCCTAAAGATAACTGGCTTACCGCCTGGCGGATAATCCTGCCAGCATCCTGCCACTCCGGGTTTGTTACGCCGATCTCCTGGTATGCCTTGGTAAATAAAATCTGCCGCTCGATGTTCCTGACTGCGATCTCTCCCTGATGGATATAATCGAGATCGCGCTTGTCCGACAGGCGCTGTTTCAGCAGTTCGAGGTAACCGGATAAGACGGTGATCTGGTTCAGGATATCATGACGTGTCACGTTGCTCATAAGGTTGAGTTTTTTATTCGTCTGTTTCAGTGCGTCCTCCGCCTGTTTTCTTTCGGTAACATCCTCGTAGATTGCGACAATTTCGCCGGAGGGGAGTTTGTAGATAAAATTCTCCCGCCAGCCTGAAATCCGGTTGTCCCGGTACATCGAGACCGGATGTGACTCTGCAATCCCGGTTTTTGCAACCCGCTGGAATACAGCAAACAGCCCGAACTCTTTAACGCCGGGAAACACTTCGAGAATGCTGTGCCCGATAATCTCTTCTTTTTTCACCCGTTCAATCATTTCCCCGGCATGGTTGATATCCCGGATAATAAAGTCCTCGAAATCAGGAGAAGCGGTATAGATTGCAACCCCGTCATTCATGTTCGAGAACATGGCCCGGTACCGGGCTTCGCTTTCTGTCAGGGCCTGCCTCACCTGGATGCGCATGATGGCGTGGCAGATTGAACGCCGTAAAATAAAACCGGTGTTCTGTCCTTTTATCAGGTAATCCTGTGCACCTTCATGGACGCCCCGTATCCCCAGCATCTCATTATCCAGGCCGGTAATGATAACAACGGGAACTGAATCCTCATGGGCAATCACCCGCCGGAGAGTTTCCAGGCCCTGGCTTTCCGGAAGCCCGAGGTCGAGGAGAAGGACATCGAAATCCTTTGCATTGAGCAATGGCAGGCCTGTGGAAAGGGAATTTGCCCGCACGAGCGTAAAGGATATGAACGGGCTCTCGCTCAGCATCTCCTCTATAAGCCGTGCGTCACCGTCATTGTCTTCAATTACCAGTACACGTATCGGGGTGCCTGTCATAGCTCCTCATCATTGCGGCAGTTTTACAATTCCCAGCCAGAAATCATCGATACTCCGGATTACATTCAGGAACTGGTTGAAATCCACGGGTTTGGTAATATAGCAGTTTGCGTGGAGGTTGTACGTCTTGAGAATGTCCTCTTCAGCCCGCGAGCTGGTCAGGATGACGACAGGAATGCGTTTGAGGTTCTCATCGCTTTTTATCCGTCTGAGCAACTCCCGCCCGTCAATTTTCGGGAGATTTAGATCGAGGAGGATAAGATCGGGACGTGATGCATTCGCATGTTTTCCCCGTTTTAACAGGATATCGAGCGCTTCTACGCCATCCATCGCCACCTGGAGGTTATTCAGCATCTTGGTCTCCCTGAGACCTTCCTGCGTCAGCCTGATGTCTCCGGGATTGTCTTCCACGAGCAGGATTTCAACCAGTCTGGAGGGATTATTGTCGTTCATCGGATCCTTCACCTCGTACCGGGATCGAGAAATGGAATGTCGATCCTTTGTGTGGAACAGATTCCACCCAGATTTTTCCACCATGTCTCTCTACTATCCGCTTGCAGACCGCGAGCCCGATGCCTGTTCCCGGATAGTCAACACCGTGCAATCGGCGGAAGAGTGTAAATAGTTTTCCCCCGTATTCCGGATCAAAGCCTATCCCGTTGTCTGATACGGAAAATATCCAGAAATCACCCCCCTGCCGTGCGGAGATGTGTATTTTTACCGGTTCGCTGCCACGGAATTTTATCGCATTGTCGATAAGGTTCTGGAAGACACGCATTATCTGGCCGGCATCAGCCCAGACCCCCGGCAGGGGATCATGGGTTATGACTGCCTGGCTCTCCCTGATGGCAATTTTTTCATTATTGAGGGTATCTTTCAGGATCTTTTCGAGATCAACGCTGGCAAACGGCATCCCTTTTGTCTGGACCCGGGAAAAGTCAAGAAGGCCGTTGATCATATTCTGGAGCCGTTTTGCCCCATCAACGGCATAATTAATAAATTCATCCGCATTATCATCGAGCTGGCCTTTGTACCTCCGCTCGATTAGCTGCAGGTAACTTGCAATCATGCGGAGGGGTTCCTGCAGGTCGTGGGAGGCGATGTAGGCGAACTGCTCCAGTTCGGCATTGGACCGGCCGAGCTCTTCGATCTTCCGGGCCAGTCTCTTCTCTGCCTGTTTGAAGTCCGTGATATCGACCATGGATGCAACACTGTTGGAAGAACCTGAAATTACATCGACATTGACAACGCAGTAATGAATATTTGTGGAAGCGTCGATGAGTCTGCACTCGTAAATGCGTGGTGCAAGAGCCGGGTCTTTCCTCCGGGCATAATGGTATTGCCGCATCCGCTCCACATCGTCCTTATCGATAAATTCCGTCCAGCTCTTTTTATTCTCCTGTTCTTCTTTTTTAATCCCGGTGAGTTTCTCCCACCGGGTGTTAGCGAGGAGTATCGTCGTATCCGGCGCAATGATGATACTTGCCGCACCGGTGTTTTCAAAGATGGTCCGGTAGAGGTTTTCCGAGGCTTTCAGGGACTCTTCTGCATGTCTGTGTTCCGTTATGTCCCGGAAAATTCCTTCAACCCCGAGAAGGTTGCCCGATGCATCAGAATAAAAATGACTGTTGGTGGATACGGTGACAACAGAACCATCTTTTCGTTTGAGATCCACCGGATAATCTTCAACGGACCCGGTTTTTTTCATTGCTTCGAGAAACCTGGTCCGGTCAGCCGGGTCTGCATAGAGCTTTTCGGCAATGTTCCAGCCCATTAACTCATCCGTAGAATCAAATCCCAGTAACCTTGCCCCGGAGGGGCTCATCATGACGAGGTTCCCGTCCCTGTCCGAACGATAGAACGTATCCTGGATGTTATTCAGGATTGTACGGTATTTTTCCTCGCTTTCCCGGAGATTATTCTCGGCATTTTTCCGGTCGGTGATATCATCCAGCGTCTCCACTGCACCGATGACGACCCCCTGAGCATCCCGTATGGGTGCAGCAGTGAAATGGAGCCATGTCCCGGTCTTTCCCATGTGGGGGAAGAAGTCGGTTGCCTCATATGCATCCTCGATCAGGAGGGATTTCCTGTATTTGCCGGTATACCACCGGGGAATCTTCTCTATCCGGCCCTCAACGAGCAGGTCAGCCATGCAGGGGCGCTCTTCGGGATAGAATGCCCTCCACTGCTGATTGGTACCGATCACATCCTTTGCCGGGATCCCGCTGTAGGATTCCAGTGCTTTGTTCCACTGGATCACCGTATGGTTTTTATCAATAACGAACTGCGGGATAGGAGAGCCCCGGACAATTGCGCTTAATTTGTTCTCGCTGTCCCTCAGTGCCTGTTCAGCCTGTCTCCGGTCGGTGATGTCGTGGATTACTGAATAGAGGAGAAGTTTTCCTTTCCCCTTGATCGGGCCGGAATACACCTCAACGAACCGCTGCTCTCCGCTGGCAAGGTAATGGATGGAGTTGAAATGTTTCTCCTTCTGGTTTTTCGCCCGTGCGAGATCGTGCAGTACTTTCTTTTTATTGAGCCTGTTGATCTCGAAAATTCCCATCTTCGTGATCTGTTCGTACCGGTAACCATAATAGGTACAGGCGGCGGCGTTTGCATCGACGATAATCCCGGTATCCGGATCGATAAGAATGGAGACTGAGTGGTTTTTGTGGAAGAGAGCACTGTACTGCTCCTCGCTCTCCCGGAGCGCAAATTCTGCTTCTTTGATATCGGTAATATCCCTTCCCACGGTCTGGTATTCGATCAGGGTGCCGCTCCCGTCAAATATTGCCCTGTCCACCCAGCGCTGCCAGCGCAGACTCCCGTCCGGCATAATGATGCGGTGATCGATGGCCGAGACCGGGTGGTCACGGGTGAGTGAAGCGAAATGCCCGCGGATGCCGGCCTGATCTTCCGGTGGAATATCCGGCCGGAACTTTTCCCCGATTAAATCCGGACATTTTTTCCCGAAGTACCTGCAATAGGCCTCGTTTACAAAGACATGAGTGCCGTCAGGTCTGAACCGGCAGATAAATTCCGTCTGCGTCTCGACAACATTCCGGTACTGTTCCTCGCTTGCGCGGAGTGCTTCTTCCTTTACTTTGATTTCGGTGATATCTTCAAGCGTCTCCACTGCACCGATGATAGTGCCTTTTGAATCCCTGAGTGCCGAAGCGGTAAAATACAGCCATATCCCCCGGGTACCCATTCTCGGGAAGAAGTCGGTTGCTTCGAAGGCCCCCTCTACGTATTTTGATTTGCTGAACTTCCCCGGGTACCATTCAGGGATCCTGTCAATAGTACCATCAACGAGGAGGTCTGCCATGCAGGGGCGCATCTCTGAATAGAATGCCCTCCACTGCTGATTGGTTCCGAGAACCTCACCGGCCTTTACGCCGCTGTACCGCTCAAGTGCAGAGTTCCAGCTGATCACCCGGTGGTTGTT encodes the following:
- a CDS encoding PAS domain S-box protein, which gives rise to MISVLYVDDEPELLEIGKLFLEQTHEFSVDTVVSAPEALVRLQEKKFDAVLSDYQMPEMDGIRFLQTLRGRGDTIPFIIFTGRGREEVIIEALNSGVDFYLQKGGDPTSQFAELRNIIIKSVQQKRAEKAQRQSEKRVYDILSHLPEATFAIDRAGRVIAWNMAIERMTGVRAADILEKNDREYAIPFYGIRRPLLIDLIDEPDTVLNDWNYRNIQRDGPALIAETSDAHPHGTAMVIWAKVTPVYDEKGNRAGAIETLRDITEQRKTLDDLRAAYEQITAAEEEMRAQYEELKFGQNALRESERKLQGIVQGSPIPQFVIDNNHRVISWNSALERYSGVKAGEVLGTNQQWRAFYSEMRPCMADLLVDGTIDRIPEWYPGKFSKSKYVEGAFEATDFFPRMGTRGIWLYFTASALRDSKGTIIGAVETLEDITEIKVKEEALRASEEQYRNVVETQTEFICRFRPDGTHVFVNEAYCRYFGKKCPDLIGEKFRPDIPPEDQAGIRGHFASLTRDHPVSAIDHRIIMPDGSLRWQRWVDRAIFDGSGTLIEYQTVGRDITDIKEAEFALRESEEQYSALFHKNHSVSILIDPDTGIIVDANAAACTYYGYRYEQITKMGIFEINRLNKKKVLHDLARAKNQKEKHFNSIHYLASGEQRFVEVYSGPIKGKGKLLLYSVIHDITDRRQAEQALRDSENKLSAIVRGSPIPQFVIDKNHTVIQWNKALESYSGIPAKDVIGTNQQWRAFYPEERPCMADLLVEGRIEKIPRWYTGKYRKSLLIEDAYEATDFFPHMGKTGTWLHFTAAPIRDAQGVVIGAVETLDDITDRKNAENNLRESEEKYRTILNNIQDTFYRSDRDGNLVMMSPSGARLLGFDSTDELMGWNIAEKLYADPADRTRFLEAMKKTGSVEDYPVDLKRKDGSVVTVSTNSHFYSDASGNLLGVEGIFRDITEHRHAEESLKASENLYRTIFENTGAASIIIAPDTTILLANTRWEKLTGIKKEEQENKKSWTEFIDKDDVERMRQYHYARRKDPALAPRIYECRLIDASTNIHYCVVNVDVISGSSNSVASMVDITDFKQAEKRLARKIEELGRSNAELEQFAYIASHDLQEPLRMIASYLQLIERRYKGQLDDNADEFINYAVDGAKRLQNMINGLLDFSRVQTKGMPFASVDLEKILKDTLNNEKIAIRESQAVITHDPLPGVWADAGQIMRVFQNLIDNAIKFRGSEPVKIHISARQGGDFWIFSVSDNGIGFDPEYGGKLFTLFRRLHGVDYPGTGIGLAVCKRIVERHGGKIWVESVPHKGSTFHFSIPVRGEGSDERQ
- a CDS encoding response regulator; this translates as MNDNNPSRLVEILLVEDNPGDIRLTQEGLRETKMLNNLQVAMDGVEALDILLKRGKHANASRPDLILLDLNLPKIDGRELLRRIKSDENLKRIPVVILTSSRAEEDILKTYNLHANCYITKPVDFNQFLNVIRSIDDFWLGIVKLPQ
- a CDS encoding response regulator, coding for MTGTPIRVLVIEDNDGDARLIEEMLSESPFISFTLVRANSLSTGLPLLNAKDFDVLLLDLGLPESQGLETLRRVIAHEDSVPVVIITGLDNEMLGIRGVHEGAQDYLIKGQNTGFILRRSICHAIMRIQVRQALTESEARYRAMFSNMNDGVAIYTASPDFEDFIIRDINHAGEMIERVKKEEIIGHSILEVFPGVKEFGLFAVFQRVAKTGIAESHPVSMYRDNRISGWRENFIYKLPSGEIVAIYEDVTERKQAEDALKQTNKKLNLMSNVTRHDILNQITVLSGYLELLKQRLSDKRDLDYIHQGEIAVRNIERQILFTKAYQEIGVTNPEWQDAGRIIRQAVSQLSLGPVTVEIDLDAYEVYADPLLVKVFYNLAQNSLYHGEKNTQIRFYQDLQPDHLTLVCEDDGVGIPQNEKERIFERGFGKHSGFGLFLVREILSITGLTIKETGEPGKGARFEIHVPNGAFRLVSSQGQSGILPSGR
- a CDS encoding EVE domain-containing protein, which gives rise to MFYKDPLDISAEDWIDLLTNREVTTEKDLEILKIVYENPYHEIRASDIVSKTNYTHHGPINSLISWFSKRVITKTTIQPPLNKDGKPRWWHVPFWAWKEENGNHYFWKLRPELVKAIESHPDIFRSSEKSLKSERKMNVWIFQSNPKYYDLIRDLDDLSKMNSIWPIRQHKKKIKNGDLALLWVAGQNRGIYATAEIISDPQMQEVDPNEPWLNRKNIDNADNKVLLVDLGYMTVLEPPLFESELKTIRELSDLSIIRQHNGTNFPVTESEWKLLSKEIEKRKLSAYPQINEDVDLDLETFEEEQRAKEGGSAYYYGKHYERDPNNRKAAIKYHGTQCSVCGFDFSRMYKQRGQGFIEIHHVKPISTYEKEMEVDPKNDLVPVCANCHRMIHRFRNNVLSVEELRKIIN